The proteins below come from a single Rosa rugosa chromosome 2, drRosRugo1.1, whole genome shotgun sequence genomic window:
- the LOC133733362 gene encoding 2-oxoisovalerate dehydrogenase subunit beta 1, mitochondrial — protein sequence MGRSSVMRRSRCRLMNWAASDTRRRSRSQQQAFSTSSSSETGKSLNLYSAINQALHIALETDPRTYVFGEDVGFGGVFRCTTGLADRFGKQRVFNTPLCEQGIVGFGIGLAAMGNRAVAEIQFADYIFPAFDQIVNEAAKFRYRSGNQFNCGGLTIRAPYGAVGHGGHYHSQSPEAFFCHAPGIKVVIPRSPRQAKGLLLSCIRDPNPVVFFEPKWLYRLSVEEVPEHDFMLPLSEAEVIREGNDITLVGWGAQLSVMEQACLDAEKDGISCELIDLRTLIPWDKDTVEASVKKTGRLLISHEAPVTGGFGAEIAASIVESCFLRLEAPVSRVCGLDTPFPLVFEPFYMPTKNKILDAIKTTVNY from the exons ATGGGGCGCAGCAGTGTAATGAGGAGGAGCAGATGCAGATTGATGAACTGGGCGGCCTCTGATACGAGGAGGAGGAGCAGAAGCCAGCAGCAGGCATTctcaacctcctcctcctccgaaaCTGGAAAATCACTCAACCTCTACTCTGCCATCAACCAAGCGCTCCACATCGCCTTGGAAACTGATCCACG TACTTATGTATTTGGAGAAGATGTGGGCTTCGGTGGGGTCTTCCGTTGTACCACAGGCTTGGCTGATCGCTTTGGTAAACAAAGGGTTTTCAATACCCCTCTTTGTGAACAG GGCATTGTAGGATTTGGTATTGGTCTCGCAGCTATG GGCAATCGAGCTGTTGCAGAAATCCAATTTGCAGATTATATTTTTCCCGCTTTTGATCAG ATTGTCAATGAAGCTGCAAAATTCAGATACCGTAGTGGAAACCAATTTAACTGTGGAG GCTTAACCATAAGAGCGCCCTATGGAGCTGTAGGCCACGGTGGACATTACCACTCACAATCTCCTGAAGCTTTTTTCTGTCATGCTCCTGGTATCAAA GTGGTCATTCCTAGAAGCCCACGACAAGCAAAAGGCTTATTGCTTTCCTGTATACGCGATCCAAACCCTGTTGTGTTTTTTGAACCAAAG TGGTTGTACAGATTATCAGTAGAAGAGGTTCCTGAGCACGATTTCATGTTGCCGTTATCAGAGGCTGAG GTAATACGAGAGGGCAATGATATAACACTTGTTGGGTGGGGAGCTCAATTATCTGTAATGGAACAGGCCTGTCTAGATGCTGAAAAA GATGGAATTTCATGTGAACTGATAGACCTGCGTACTCTGATACCTTGGGATAAGGACACAGTAGAGGCTTCTGTCAAAAAGACTGGAAGGCTTCTT ATTAGTCATGAAGCTCCAGTTACTGGAGGATTTGGTGCCGAAATAGCAGCTTCAATTGTTGAAAGTTGCTTCTTGAGG TTAGAAGCACCAGTCTCAAGAGTATGTGGTCTGGATACCCCCTTCCCTCTTGTGTTTGAACCTTTCTATATGCCCACAAAGAACAAG ATATTGGACGCAATTAAAACAACTGTAAATTACTAG
- the LOC133733363 gene encoding TATA-box-binding protein 2, which translates to MAEPGLEGSGSQPVDLKQHPSGIVPTLQNIVSTVNLDCKLDLKAIALQARNAEYNPKRFAAVIMRIREPKTTALIFASGKMVCTGAKSEVQSKLAARKYARIIQKLGFPAKFKDFKIQNIVGSCDVKFPIRLEGLAYSHGAFSSYEPELFPGLIYRMKQPKIVLLIFVSGKIVLTGAKVRGETYEAFENIYPVLTEFRKNQQ; encoded by the exons aTGGCAGAACCAGGGTTGGAGGGCAGCGGAAGCCAACCTGTAGATCTCAAGCAACATCCTTCTGGGATCGTCCCTACTCTTCA GAATATTGTGTCCACAGTCAATTTGGACTGCAAATTGGATCTTAAGGCCATTGCGTTGCAAGCTCGTAATGCAGAATACAATCCCAAG CGTTTTGCAGCTGTGATTATGAGAATAAGAGAACCGAAAACTACTGCACTGATATTTGCATCTGGTAAAATG GTTTGTACAGGAGCTAAGAGTGAAGTACAATCGAAATTGGCAGCACGGAAG TATGCTCGAATCATTCAGAAACTTGGTTTTCCTGCCAAGTTCaag GACTTTAAAATCCAGAACATAGTTGGTTCTTGTGATGTTAAATTCCCCATAAGACTCGAAGGTCTGGCATATTCCCACGGTGCCTTCTCAAGT TATGAACCAGAACTGTTCCCTGGCTTGATTTATCGAATGAAACAACCAAAGATTGTGCTTCTTATCTTTGTGTCTGGAAAAATTGTTCTCACAGGAGCAAAG GTAAGAGGTGAGACATACGAAGCCTTTGAGAACATATACCCAGTTCTTACAGAATTCAGGAAAAATCAGCAGTG A